The region ttcattttcatgctaAACCCTTCTGACCTGTATATATCACTTGAACTGGCACTTGGTCTATGTTCTGATGACCAGTTTGGCTAATCACCACTTCATCTAATgtgtaattattatttcatgatcATCATAGCTAAGTGAAAATAAGCCTAAGTAAGTCGGGCTAGATGGGATAAGCCAAACCGGTTACGAGGCTTGTTTGAAAAGTGACTAAATGGTAATTTAACAAACTGGTTGTAGATGAAATGAAGCTTGACCACATGCAGGTTAAAGGTTGATTGTAGACCAAGTGTGCTTTATTAATTTACCATATTAAAGTTACtattaataattaattttcaggcTATCTGGCTGCTCTGCACCGGAGCTCGTGAGGCAGCCTTCAGGAACATCAAGACCATTGCCGAGTGCTTGGCTGATGAACTCATCAATGCTGCCAAGGTAATTTCCTCTACTcttcatataaatcattttgagTCTTGTCTTAATTTTTTGTTCCGGAATCAGCTGGTGTTGTGCCTTTCGAAATTTAGTATTCTCATAgatatatttcagaaatttgtAGAACAGAGACACCAATGAATCtggatgaaaaaattgaaaaataagatAGGCTGTTCATGCTTCAAAGTATAATTTCATTGGTATAAtaagattttaatttgaatgtAATGCGAGAAAGCTAAAATACAActacaaaacattttattgtCAGAATTCATGATCATGATTTATGCAACTCACATATTTCATCAGAAGAATGGGATGGGAAAAACCACAAGAATagcaatcaaatgaaaataagtatACAAATTACACCGGACCTGATTGCATCAGACTCGTCATGGAACACCAAAATCTAATTGCATCCAGGGGTTCTGTAATCTGTGACTCCGGCCTAATCTGTACTACTATTATAGACTGCATAAGTCAATAAGGGTAATAATCGCCAAACTCAAACATTGTTTCAAACCAGAATATGCAAATCATTCTTTCATCCCAACAGATCTAACTTTGCAGTGTGACCTGTGTTTCATTTGATAATTGTTATGGTTTGTACAAACATTTTAGTCTCCCATGTGCTAAAGAGGTGTTAACCAATAACCAGGTGGGGGTACAAAATCATGCACTAGGTCACTGCGGATTTGTGTAGTTATGTGTATAATACCAAAATTCTTTTAACGTATTTCAATGAACTTCCATGATTGATGCAAATACCAAATTTTAGAAAtggtcttttctttttttcatccaGGGATCTTCCAACTCGTACGCCATCAAGAAGAAGGATGAACTTGAGCGTGTTGCAAAGTCCAACCGTTAAGAAGGAACTTCATCATTGCTGTGGGCTGGTTCGGCATCAAGAGATGCACATTACATCTTATTAGAGTATctcatacattgtacatgtcaaTTAAATAAATCAGTCATAAAAAAATGCAGTCATAGAGTTTctgtatattttgtattgttttctgTGAAAAGGAGATGAAGATAATGCACTGGATAGCAACAGTCCCCTGTCATTTTGGTGCTCTATATGGGGGGGAATCAACCTTTTGGCCTGATTTACATAAGTCAGTGGTTTCAATTGTCCCATGGTACAAAACCACGGACTATACAGATTATGCGCACATTACTTTTATTTCATCACGTACACCAAGAAAAGTTATAAATGTGTGCTTTTGGCAAAGGGTGTGAAATTCATGTTTGAATGAAGCATGATGATATATGAAATCTGCAtagtccatggttttgtacAGTTGGAAGTAACCACCTTTGCGAATTTGGGCTATTTTGTCCATATTTCTTGTTGCAAAAtctgtctaaaaataaaaaggaaatttagTAATATCATGTtttcttcaatttattttcaccAAACTCTTGGCTTTCATGGTTAGTTGATTAGGGGTTGCCATATGAAAATGACTCCTTACTATGAGATGTTTAGTAAAGAAAAGAGATAATGGGAGAGTGGTGAATGTGAAGTGAATGGAAATGATGGAAATAAGACCAAGCTGACATGAAAAGTATCTAAAGGGAgttaaaacatttatatgcatgGTATGGGCAATCCCTCAATTACATCACATCTGAAAGAACATTGACTTCCAATGAGCTCTAAATTATCACATGCTTTCCATCAACATGTATGCTCATCAGTAGACATTTTGAAGGTAGATTCTGGGGTGAAAATAATTGTATTGAAAGGACatgtccacctcaacaaaaagaaaaatccaacaagcataacactgaaaatttcccCAAAATTGGATGTTAgaatcttattttctcctcagtTGTGTGAACGGAGTTATATACCTCCCTGGATATGTGGAAtgaccattgttttaacattttgtggctcagtcaagttggtcatttttgtcaaatttgtaaaaattgaaatgtatacttcaaacaaaaaacaaaatagtgagggacatcaatATCATCGgctatctcatttgcatgtcactgagtggtgcattttttttttaaaaataagcagAACTTCAAAATtctaactttctaattttacatcagatttggATGTCCCCCACTTgccatttttttgtcatttttattgtttgaatgatacaatatttcaatgaatttacaatgaccaatttgactgaaccacatatgtcaaaacaaaagtaattccacatgttcagggaggagtAAATCTTtgttacaatatttcatatttctttaatgaaataaacaaagaaatagtgagtggtagATGTCATCAGTCCTCTCATTTGCGTATTGGCCATAATGTGCATACAACTCAAAGGCATAGGCTGGTTTCAGCATGGGGCCGGGAGGTacacatcctggggaggtggaacttaaagggaatgaaacctttggaacatagcttgtgtaaaaacagaaacaaagaaaccgatcaacgaaagtttgagaaaaatcggacaaatagagttatgagcatttgaatattgcaattactaatgctatggagatcgtcccattggcaatgcgaagaggatgtgtgatgtcacatgtgaacaactttccctttgatgaactataaaataccctcaaaatgtctgctttttcttgtggtgatacaaactctatccatgatgtattctttaaaaatctgtattacatgccctcctgtagaaagaacacatgatctactgatagatgtgataaaagaggcaatttaagtgaaatagatactaaagtaatggggagagttgttcacaagtgacatcacacgtcactgtcacattgccaatttgaggatctccatagcaatagtgatcgcaatattcaaatgctcataactctctaattatttgtccgatttttctcatgctttcgttgatctgtttctatgatttttctgttttcacacatgctatcttgttccaaaggtttcctTCTCCTTTAAAGtgcaagtccaccccccaaaaagttgacaagaataaaacaagaaaaatccaacaagcataacactgaaaatcttatcaaaatctgatgtaaaataaagtgaggacattcaaagttttgcttaatttcataaaacagttatattcataTCTTGttgtgtatgcaaatgagactagTGATGTCATCCACTTACCATTTCTTTcggtttttattcatgaaatatggaatattcgatttttctcctcattgtcaagtgaaactacaattaattcctccctgaacatgtggaatgagcacTGTTTAATACTACATGATTCAATCAAGTTGCTCATTATTGTGAAAATCTATAAacaattaaatattgtataattcaatcaataacaaaagaaggacatcatcaactgtctatttgcatgtcactgaattgtgcatatcaatgttttgtgaaaaataagcaaaactttaaaatgtcataactttcttattttgcatccgattttgatattttcggtgttttgctagtttgattttctctatttattcaaatcagcatttttctggggtggacttgacctttcagtGGTATGGGgtcacatcttggggaggtgtgGAACAAAAATTTGGAATATAAGCCGTTAAAAGCAGAAGGggtacaaattttgttttgcttgccagtgtcagaactcctctgcttcagcggGATGGTGCACCCCCAGCCTTgtaactgttctgtgaaattaagcgaaatgtTGAGCTTTCTCAGTTTacatcgattttgatgaaatttccagtgttatgcttgtttgatttttctttcattcaaattaacTATTAGTTGGGTGGGCATGTTCTTTCAGCAATAAAACCTTTCTGATATTTGAACATCTTAAGGATATACTGACATACATGCCATCACAATAGGCAAACAGTATTTTGCATATAACTTCGATTTGagtaccaatttcatttttttgtctttcaactCTTCTATGATACCTATACTCTCACTGATTCTTTTGAATAACTGCATATAGATTTTTGTCCTGTCTACTAATTTCCTTCTTTTACAAAATCACTGTGGTTTGGAAACTGCATCAAGATACCAAAGACAGAATAAATGAAAACTTGACTTAATATTGTAATTTCTTCAGCAGAGTACAGTGGGCCATGAAATCACTTTCATGCCCTGTGTATGTCTGCATTTATTAAGAACAATATCCAGTTACAAAATTGGGAATTAAATAAACCTTCCAATCCATATACTTAACATGCACATTATTTCTGTGCAGCTGGCACAGGGCTGTTTTAAGCATTTCACTCAAGCCTCTGATTCCCttacttattttcaaaatcagcaatgctgctatgttgaatagCATTTAGCAGGCGAGACTGCTAGAGGCGTTTCTACCTGTTAGatataaaaatgtttaattcaACCTTTCCTGTGTGCACATCCATTGCATTGTGACTAAATGTGCATGTAATTATATGGAGTGGGTCATTGGATGGTCAGTGGTACTGTAGGGATAGTATGTCTCTGCACATAAAGTggtcattttgaatttaaatcctGGGGGATTTCATTCAATAAATCCTTTTTTCAACTTATACATTTTCATACCAACTTTGTGTttgatacatgattttttttaattgacatgAAGCCATCATTCTTAATCAGATAGTGTATGGTCAACAGGTTCATATTTTTAACTCAATATGAAGTTCACACTTTCATTTTCCTAACAAAGCAGCAGACAATAGGCTAAGGGTGAAATTGGTTTGGGCTGAAAACCCCTTCATTATTGTCATAATTAGACACTGGACAAACTTAATTAAACTCACATAAAtgattatgaatgaaaatgcaatttgcacaaattaaaaaaaattgtgaactGAACAATTTGTATGGGCTACAGAATGGGAAACAGCAAACACACATAATTCTATTTGTTATCTAGCTTAAAATtatcatacatacatacaactgacaaaaatacaatgaaaggAGTACTTTACAAATATACCCATTATTCAACAGACCcctgaaatatttgataaaaaacaAGTGGGGCATATTAATAACAGTTTGTATATCACTTCTGTCATGAAAAAACTTAAAAATCTGTGCAATTCATTGGTCCAATGGATATCATGTTAGACAATTCCTACAAAATTCCTACCAAATTTGCCAAAGAGGGTAAAATCTGAAGTGAGGAGttattatgatatcaaattGAGATACACATAGTCAAAAGTATGATGTCCAACATGCATGTTGTCTAGAATTTACACTTAACCAAAAAGTGATGGACATAAACCAGATGTGTAGGGTATAGAGAAGTACAttgtattcatgtaatttttttaaccaCTTACGTacaatataaaattatattgtgTTTTATATACAAATGGTTAATCCCCTTACCTTTATTTATAATTCAGTACAcattaaacttttatttttggTGGTCCTAAATAATTAAGACTAATGTAGATTTAGCTTtgtattaaataaataaatgcagaTTTTGAAGTGCTCTTCGCGTACATGATGAATCTGTCAAGATGGACACATCAAGAAAAGATTTTCTTCCCCAAGAAGCAAAGAGAAGTTCATGATGGAAAAGAAAACTCTGTCCAGTGGCTACTCAACAGTTCCTGCTGAGAGTGGATGACCAGGCGTTGATCAGCAGCAACATAAATGATCCTTTGCTGACAGGTCAGAGAGAAAGGAGATATGGCTTGCAAAATACACCTTCCAAACacacaacattaaaaaaaaaaagtttgatacAGTCAGTATGGCTACAAGCTGTGTTGTCATTATGTCTTTCCACCTGCTTTCATGTGCGCTTTGGAGAACTCTTGTTGGAGTTTACCTAATTTCTCTCTATGGGCCTCTTGCTTCTTCTCTAGATCCTTGATTTGGATATCATACCTTTTTCTGCAATGACAAAAAGAGAATGTAAATCATTACTTTAAGTGAAATAACCTAATGCATGAAGCTTTATAAAGTAAACATAAAATCAAAGACACTGCCTTACTCCCTCATATCCCAGtcctctacatgtacatgtatgtctgtccATCTACCTGTCTCTTTTGATTTAAGTATAACAACTGTCCCCTTCAGTTACAATGTAAACACAAGTCAACATCAATATCTTCCAGTACTTTCCCCCTTTCTCCTCTTTAGTTTATTATTAATTCttatgcatttattttattcatggaCAAATGAACTAAGGAAAAATTTCATGCCTAATGAATGACCATAAGCTCCCTTGCACGAgttcattatttctttatttaaacaGCTAATTTCGATATTCTAAGTTAAGATGAAGTGTTATTAAGTAGACCtatgttattttattctattataaTTGATCTTAAACATTTTTGTTCATACCCACTCTTTTATCCGCTTCTGTTTTATGTAAGCACCCACTGGATAGGGtcaaatggtctttattgactACAGTAATTAAGTTAACTTTATTTGACCCTGTCAGTCCAGTGGGTGCTCAATCTATACTCTGTTATGTTTATAATGTGTATACACTGTaccaatttctttcaattttcattgccgaaataaataataataattcatatattaaaaataacatttacaaaacattgatataggaagaaatggaaataatttatgaaacaagGAGACAGCTTAGAAGGCAGAGAAGCCTTACTGGTGCTGCCACTACTTCTTTCTTTCCATCAATTCATAGTTTTTATCATCTTCAACCAGCAGCaaatatttcaaactttcaagaAGAAGCAAATTTTTTCTGTTCTTGTGGATCATTTACATACTCACAAATCTTGCGCAAGTCAAACTCACTACAagtcaaaatattgttttagtTGATCACATTACTGCCTtttaagggtgtgtttatgcttccattgcatAGACAGAATCAGTGTTATCGAACATAGTTTCAGAACGCCGATTGCAAACGTGGTTCTGGaggtgctgtttatgcttaaattttcagaggcgaaatcgCAATCTGCAGCTGACTTTGCATCATCATTTTTGTTGAGCAGGAAAATGAGATCAAATTGGGCTTacctttttcaaaagttttatcCCAATTGTGTTATGGTCGACTATTATTTTAACTTTGAACaatttttgatttttcataattgCATAGAGCTACTTGACATAGCCATAGAATTTCTACCATGTTGAGGATAatagtacgacaatacaccagacggtggactgtactgtttccagaagaagtaAGACAAAGTAAAGTATAGGCTATAcatataaataagaaaataataggAGTGAGGAGTCCATCAATTTGTTTATGCTACTGCAGGGCTTCTGGCTCAGGATGTCTCCTCAATCATCATAATTcatgttccattttttttaaatctctcaACATTCATCGTAATATCGTGATAACAATGTCATATATATTCAGTTTCCAGATGTTTGTAAAGGTGGCAGTGCAAATAGGGCTTTCCCTTTCTAGTTGCCTcctcattcatttataaattatgtacactcttttttcattcaactgtttccctggttttatcattgtattatttgcaattttccCATGTAATTTATGTTAACTTTGTATGtgccttgttttgttttttatcaatcaatcaaaaagaTAGTGAAAGTACTCAATTTAATATCACACATGTATGCAAATGTAATTGGTCATGATTAAAACCAGGGAGTTGGGAGGTAATTCCGCGGAGGTGACTCCCTGTATTAGAACCAGGCAACTGTATTTGCCCACAGagtttcatctcaccggaagcatgtaccgaATGATGTCATTTACGATCATGGTCCTGTTTATTCTTCCCAAGAaacctgattctggtcaaacaatgTTTAGAAACGCACCTTTCTGTAAGTTTACTATCGGCTTTctaaaaatttgtttaaatgtaAGTGAGCATGAACGCAACCATgatttggactaatcacgtatgAAAacgattctggcctgaaaattgGAAGTATAAACACACCCTCATTGCAACTAAAGATAAAAGATGAATTTGCCTAATGGTAGATTTCGGACATTTTACAACATCTCTCAATATGATGCAAAGGAAAGAAGAATGTTCATACATTTTAGACATCAAAACTGCCTTAAATTGTCATAAATCAGTGTATTTGACTAAAACACAGATATCACATTTGCTTAATAGTTCAGGAGGAAAGTAAAATGGTTCATTTCCTAGGACATTTTTAAATACCCAAATATGCAAAACTGCAAACTTAGTTTTCCACATGGCATAATGCATGAacaaaaactacatgtactgtatatctTACACTTCTCCTGTGATGTATTCCATTCGTTTCTTGACAGTGGCATTGGCCTCTTCCACATCTTGCTGTATAAGAACTGGACCCATCATCTTAAACACCTTGCTCCCTGCTTCTAGAAGATCAAGTTCCTAATTCAGATATAAAGAATTAACAAAAGCACTTTTTAAACATATCAGAAGAATCAATAAAAACCAATGAAATCTAAATCGATATGATCAAGGTTCACTGCTAACATTTAGAATTAAAATCAGTGGTAATTGTTTGCCAAAAATAATATAGAACTGAAACTACAATACAAATTTGGTATTAAAGGATGATGAAAACTGttatgaacattttattttcatatcaaaagCATTGTgcataaatttctttcctttaaatAACTTTGATAATTAAAAGCCAAAATGCCATTCATCTCACTCAAGCAAAACCTCTATTCCTTGATAGATGTTTATCATAATGGAAAGTAGAAAACATGATAACCAGATGAACACATCACACATCATATGGCATATGCATTGtattaaaaaacaacataattaagcttacatacatgtacagtgcatcccacaaaaaaacacgaaataagaattattattactcagtaaaaaatacaataggacaaatgacctatcattgtaaagctaGGAGTCTCTTTTCTCATTTGGTATAATGTAAATGATTCCTCATTCATGCACGAGTAAAAGCAATCTGAAGTAAAGATACCATAAAGTCGAGGAGTATCACAATTGCAAAAAAAGATAATCACAAATGGCCAAAAAGttcaaaatatgtttgtttttctgttgtttttttttggagggggaaGGAGTTGCATCATCTAATTTTAACATGCAAATTCATTGTCATTTCCCAGAAtgcaatacttgtattgttgcaccTCTAGCAAATTCTAATTTGAGTATGAAAATGTAATATGACCcctctccccccaaaaaatgtaaattacTTATTTACACAAAGTTGATCAAAACAAGGTGCTTCACGAGAGCCTGATTTTGCGGTCAATACAATATTCAATAAAGTTTTggccctagatgacctttgattCCATCATCCTCAAgaacacacatgtggtattacctaaggatcatttgtaccatgtgtaaacataattgatgcagaaataaagaaaagagagtaattcaaacaaaattgaccttttgaccctcacatgacctttgacctcatccTCATCAACACACACAGGTGGTATTATACAAGGATCATATGTACCAAgtatgaacataattgatgcacaaatgaagaaatgagagcaagttgaacaaaaactaaCTTTCGGAAAAGACTAACAGACCAACAGGAAAAGcaaatgatacatgtaggtctttGCTAAACTTTGTTCAGCCAAGACAAAAATGTTGCGCACGGGACAACTTACATATAATTTGTACAAAATTCGTACAAATAGGGGAAATAACATcacatttgtgtacaaaataaatagagagaaattTTTTTAGAGTTATAAACAAAAGactttaatgcatggctgattgTTGACAAAACAGAGTGTAATTCCGACAACAAGCCTGTACCTTCTTCATTTATATaaagaactttgttatttcttcaCCATTTCCTAGGAtagaggtatcaaattaaagagcagattttCAAGTGACTTTTTGTTCTCCTTCCTTCAAATCATTTAACTCaatcatgcatgaatgaggaatCTTCTGATTTATTTATTCCAAAAAAGGCAAAAGGAGATTTTCTTTGTGGGATGCACTGAATAATACACTGGTTTCCACCAAGTTTTATCATACTTACATCTTTCACCATAGAGTTTTCATTTAGTTGTGCATCTAATTGCTTTCTTAGGCCAAcagcattttggtattctgaaacaaaacaaaaaacatgtcATAGAATTGAATGAATTTTATCTCACTTTGTGTTCTTTACCTTAGCttcaaaggtacatgtacatgacgtcaagtccacccaaacaagtATAGGGCAattccaagaaaaggtcacccttgaaaacaaatttcatcttcagattaagaagttatctttggtgggatAGGAAATTAGCCTCAGCTAAATGTTGagtttttaaattaaaaaaaaaaacgatttgaTGTTATGAAAATtcatgctaatttggggcacctaaatgtataattggtaaaatggctTTATGTATgagacaattataaaaactcaaagaaaatcaaaacttctgagatttaatcataggtgggacatggaccccaaACATcttattttttggggaaaaaaggggTGTAACTTAATCTCATAAGTAATATGCAAATCAGATCAGTCTTGTCACATGATGGAATGGaatgggtcattccatctggattcacacATTGGTTGACTTGCACCCGACCCTCtca is a window of Lytechinus variegatus isolate NC3 chromosome 2, Lvar_3.0, whole genome shotgun sequence DNA encoding:
- the LOC121409076 gene encoding prefoldin subunit 6-like, producing the protein MANEALQKKLQEELEKFKASEKEYQNAVGLRKQLDAQLNENSMVKDELDLLEAGSKVFKMMGPVLIQQDVEEANATVKKRMEYITGEVKRYDIQIKDLEKKQEAHREKLGKLQQEFSKAHMKAGGKT